The Euphorbia lathyris chromosome 3, ddEupLath1.1, whole genome shotgun sequence genome contains a region encoding:
- the LOC136223229 gene encoding NDR1/HIN1-like protein 10, giving the protein MTDPSRPATGYPVNSGQHLNGYPPPATMYPPPPPANPGYYYPPNRRNSRLRRIMAALIVVTVIFFVIFFICWLVIRPHRPQFHVTALSVSNFNISASSQRLTGRWNARFQIYNPNKKLKLSYDDIVCWIFYRSEILSETRIPPFKQDTKNVTSVDASFSALDAYVDGAANEIDSDMRRGAVGFNLRLIADVGFKIKGVRARRRVLRVWCDNVAVSFSGNGGSGNLTGGARECQVLA; this is encoded by the coding sequence ATGACAGATCCTTCTCGACCCGCCACCGGCTACCCAGTAAACTCCGGCCAACACCTCAATGGCTATCCTCCTCCGGCCACTATGTATCCACCACCACCTCCCGCTAATCCTGGTTACTACTATCCCCCCAACCGCCGCAACTCCCGCCTCCGCCGCATTATGGCTGCTCTAATCGTGGTTACGGTTATCTTCTTCGTGATATTCTTCATATGCTGGCTTGTAATCCGCCCTCATCGCCCCCAATTTCATGTAACCGCTCTCTCCGTCTCCAATTTCAACATCTCCGCCTCCTCTCAGAGACTCACCGGCCGCTGGAACGCCCGATTCCAGATTTATAACCCTAACAAGAAGCTCAAACTCTCGTATGATGATATTGTGTGTTGGATTTTCTACAGATCGGAGATCTTATCGGAGACGCGAATTCCACCGTTTAAACAGGACACGAAGAATGTCACCAGTGTCGACGCCTCGTTCTCGGCATTGGATGCTTACGTGGACGGAGCGGCCAATGAAATTGATAGCGATATGAGACGTGGCGCAGTCGGTTTCAATCTTAGATTGATAGCTGATGTTGGGTTTAAGATAAAGGGCGTGAGAGCTCGGCGGCGCGTGCTGAGGGTTTGGTGCGACAACGTGGCGGTGAGTTTTTCAGGTAACGGCGGATCGGGGAACTTGACTGGTGGAGCTAGAGAATGCCAGGTTTTGGCTTGA